The segment tttatgTCTAAAAACAACCCAACCAGATACATCGCTACCTTAATAagagggttgtgcagtctccttttgtccagcacctctgtggttcaaaggtgcatgggtaccagcgagccatatgtcctggcgggtgttgtaggtttgaatccggttataatctcagattatagcttggttttgGTTCGACCCATACACCTtcaagcattggacaaaaggtaggagtcacaacgactacttgttaagcgtagctaccaaaccCCACCCCcgccccctcacctttccgctctttcccatccattcaaaaaaaaatcattacattccCCTACCGtgccttcatcaattgtagaaccaccgtttcaaaaaatatcaatggccagaggaatttgcggcccgcgacattcatggggcgatctcgtttggcccgcaccatgcttATACTGGGCATCATTGCGTTAACCACTTAGTGTACAACTTTGTTCAGGGATTTATAAAGAGAAACATTACATTGGAAACCCAATAAGTAAGCAATTAAAGTAGCAACTAGAGTGCATGTGACGAGCCACAATGTGTAAATCATTTCCAGAGATGCCAAGGCATAGACCGGTAGAGAAGAGTATCGAGACTTAAAAGCTTTCCGCAACCGAAGGATTCACCATCTGTACAACTTACTTTTTACGTTTAGCGCACTTCTGGATGTCACCAATTTAAGAACTATTAGGGGACCATACATCAATTCTGACTACTATTTTGTTTTAGGAGTTTAAAATTCATGCACACTTTTGAAAGCATTGACAGTTTTGAAAGCGCGATGTTATGCTCTGTCAAATACACAGCAAGAAATAGCACAGCGCATCCCCTCAACTGATTTTTAGTATATTGTTCGGGTTTATCAAAAGCTTGTCGCGTACCAAAAATGCGATGTTTGCGATGAGCAAACAGCCAAACGGATGAGTCTATTCGGCAAattgctgtacttcaacagcagaCCAAGTGGGACTCAGTTGGTCTATGTGTTGGCGTTATTCAAGTGCTGCCAATATACAGGCCGACATCGGACGTGTCATTATGCCCGGTGTTACCCACTGGCACTGCCCGAAGTTCCACGCGTATTTCCCAACGGCCTATTCGGCCATTGTGGCCGATATGCTCAGCGATGCTTTTGCGTGCATCGGATTCACCTGGATTGCTAGCCCAGCGTGTACTGAACTGGAAGTGGAAATGCTAAACTGGTTGGGCAAGATACTGGGTCTACCGGAGGAATTTTTAGCATGTTCAGAAGGTCAAGCTGGTGGTGTTATTCAAGGAACGGCCAGTGAGGCTACCCTTGTTGCTCTTCTCGGTGCGAAAGCTAAAGTCATAAATCGAGTTCAGGAGGAACATCCAGAATGGGATGAAGCCTATATTATTTCTCGTATGGTGGGATACACTTCAATCCAATCTCATTCTTCCATTGAACGGACCGGATTGCTCGGAGAAGTCAAACTGTGTTCCCTGAAGGCTGATCCGAATCTTCAACTGCGTAGCGAAACTCTCGAGGAAGCCATCAAGCAAGATTTGGCCGATGAACTAATTCCCTTCTACGCTGTCTGCATCTTAGGAACAACCAACACGTGTGCTTTCGATCGTCTCGATGAATTTGGTCCGGTAGCCAACAAGTTCAATGTTTGGCTGCACGTGGATGCGCCTTACGCTGGATCAGCCTTTATCTGCCCAGAGTATCGTCACTACATGAAAGGTATTGAAATTGCTGATTCCTTCAATTTCAACTTCGACTGCAGTGCCATCTGGCTCTAAGAACCGTACTGGATTGTACATCCGTACCATCCGTAGAACCGTAATTGATGCTTTCAATTTGGATCATCTTTATCTGAAGCACGACATGCAAGGATCAGCTCCGAATTACCGCCATTGGCAGATTCCATTGGGACGTCGATTCCGGGCCTTGAAGATGTGGTTTGTGCTGCGCTTGTATGGTGTAGAAAATATTCAAGCTCACATTCGTCGTCATTGTGCATTCGCAAAACAATTTGAATCGCTCTGTCTGACAGATGACCGTTTCGAAATTTTCACTACCGTTCAGATGGGTTTGGTTTGTTTCAAGCTTAAAGGAACAAACAAACtcaatcaaacaaacaaacgaaattttttcaagatttACCGAAGCAAGTGATATTGAGTATTCGTGGAAAtaagttgctgctgctgccgatgCGTTACTTAAGAAGTAAAGAGGCCCATTGAAAAGTTCTTGACAAGGTGCAATAAGATTGTCTTCTCCCTATTGCTTGTTACATGTGAAAACTATATGCGGGACCATACAAAGTAACAGAAAAACAATCAATCCATTGATGTATATAAAAACTGCAGTGATGCAGATCGTATTCTCATAATTATTTACAAGATGTCCCTTGATGTTGATTAGCCGTTGAATGCATTAAAATAAAGTAATTTATTATAGTTTACATTTAGGTAATTAATTTAGTAtcgatttttattttctatctTAGAAGCGTTCTTGGCACCTCTGTCTTGCGCatttgtagtagtgtaaatgaTGCATTTCAGTTTGTTAGGCTGTGTTTCAAACTGAGATGAATTTTTAACTAATAAATGAAAATTCACATGACACGACACTCAAGTAttacatctactacagtggcggcaataAAGCAGAGCATGAAGTCGGATTCGTACTACacggaaaacaaatgaagcgtgtcattagggTGAGGTTCGTGACCGTccatgcgtgttgaggattaaaagcaaattctttaactaacGGGAGACAaccaaaattttggaatttatttctcaagctgtcagcAGACAAACATAtctgaagaagatctgatttactgaaaataaagatacattgtccattgttggaaaaaaattagtgagCATTTGAAAACAGCCCTtgatcggctgttcggcgaagcatCCATTTgttgtcggaacaggagcgttgtaccgCCGTCATGTCCACTTTGCGAATGCGTCTCTAGTTTCTACCAattaactgtttgcaattcgtgcaattctccagttatttttgtacaccaaggagctaaaaatcatgaaaaaatcGATTGGGCGACACCGTGGCGGATTTGTCGGGTTGTGCTTTTTAGGTACAAATGGGAACGAGTGCGTATTTAGGAACAatgtttttggcgtaatgcgatgatgctttatccggATAAAACTCGTATTGTCcacctgcatgatgtttttgtagaaacggaatcaaaattttcttcaaacattcgttctgGTACACATATTAGCCCTTATgaacaaaacagtttgctttgcttttcccgtgtaaacctTATGGAAGAAGTAGAGCAATCTCTTTTATTCATACCGCCTATTGACTGATATTTAGtaaaaccagagggcttgaaccATGGCTAAGAAATACCTCTCTCGGAAATGGCAATGTACATCATCACTTTCTattcaaacttatgtttaaacttgtatTCTATATGTTTCGAGATGCAATAGAACTATCCATGGAAAAGTAGCGATCAGGGAATGTGCACCTTCGAAAGCGGGAAGTAACTTTCGTcattcaaaacaaaatatttttcggAATAATTTGTTATCAATCAGCGGCATTGGGATTTCAGTGTCGAAATCTGTCCGTCAGTATATTCTGGGGCTCTTGTCTTCTTTCGGCACTTTATTCcgactcttttcaatgtttttcagATGCACTGGTAGaaacagttgaacttttttgcggcctaccgttggctcacggaatccttgttggaagcacgagaaagagaacggcGACCTTCTTCGTCCATAATTATAGTTGGTCTTCCATTAtcttgcttgcgagtagttgttggggatcttaggatatggtaaatagtcgaagACGCAGCATTTTTAaatgtaccgtatactttttgccgagatctttgtgcaattcgtaTAAGTGTACAATGCACTCGCgaaatgatttttgttttgacgccatttagagcaaaacttggcaagcataaacaaaactaaaaatgcTGGCAGAAAGaagcgagagagagagctaacacatacacactctcatttctttctgagctcgtttgttgttgtgataggggcctcgaaaaaattccaaaatttcagttgccacccgttacgtgCCGGTGTCCACGTCTTTACGGTCCggaaggcaccgaaccggaacgacaaacaaaGCATGGTAGCTAAATCTCGCACCAAAACTGTATCGAGAGTGGCAGAAGAAACCGAGGTGTGTCATGATAGACCACGAGCCTTTCATCAAGGCGGACACAAGGTGGAGCAGAAGTCTTACGTACCCACGTCACTGTTGGTTGTTCCTGAGAAGGTAAAGTAGAAAGAGCTGCCGAACTTCCTGTGGTCTCGTTGGGGTGAGACGCTGTTTTGGCCTACGTCAATGACGTCAGCATAAGGAACTCGTCGAAACTTTTCTAGATTAAAAAGTTTTGAGCCATTATGAAGGCCATACTTCGTAAAACACGTAAGGCGTTAGAGAACAAGCTGGTTTTAAAGAAACGGTCAGTAAAAGTTTCAAAAGAAAACGAACTCAGCATTTGTCTAAGACCTTATGAGTGGTGTCAAGAGCAAGATGCGGGTATTCGGTGCTACTACGGGCCAAaatttcactctccgacaaatcttccTGAATTTtctggagtacaacgtgtccacgcatcatataTTCATGGATTTTCTCATGGAATTCCTATTCTTCGCATACGATctggacatcattactagagacCTTGGAATGACAGTGACAATATACGCCCGACTTCAAACAGATGCTAGGAGGATTGCGTTATGAATCAATGCATCAAAAACccaatatatggtaggaaaaaaGGCTCCTGAGAAAATAACGTTTCGCTCCCAcgggcagtgactattgacagtGATAGTGATAGTGATAGTCGCAGTCACAAAACGCTTCGATCATATAGcatgcgccgccgcacaaaactgacgatgtaaaaatacTAATTATACCGATAATCTTCTACGGCTGGCCTTCTTGAGACTGTATTTTTGTCACGGAAGACATATGTACACTTgcaatatttgaacgaaaggtgttgcggactattcttGCGTATGAACCACGTACTACAGTGGATCGAGTGCAGTGGAgaaaaattcttgatacagcttGAACCACTTCGGGCTAGATGGTGCTATAAGTAAAGAAGTAAACGAAGTACCTAAACGTACCACGAATATAGAGCTTGTAAACGCGCCcccaaaaaccaagaaaattcCAACGACAACCGCCGTCGGAAAAATAGTTGTTTTTGGAATGAGCGATGGACGTAGGCAAACTATACCTGGACCGATAGCTTTCTACACAGACGGTTCAAGAATAACTGGTTCAGACATGTCAATTCCTATGAGCAGATGGCCAACTATATTCCATgctgaaattcaagcaattctagaaagTTCGATTTATACTTGCGCAGAAACtatatagacattcaaatatacgCATCATGTCCGACAACCAAGCAGTGTAAAAtgctttaaccctttataaggcagtggcaactatattgccactaACGAAAAATGTTTGATTTACTTCTATAATAATAtcaatagagtaaggaggggtaaaagtgcgatgcgggtaaaagtgcgattcgatgatttatcggtgcagattctgaGTGAATTgattacattggcatggatgggtgactactttgacagcttgaatctaacgtaaactttgaatgctgacgaagcatagttgctgaggtatgtgcaaatgttattttgggacggttttgatgtaatttttcattatacggcaaatacgatatcaacaggaggataatacatgttgaaaattggtagcagcgttttacatcacacacatatctttttttaaaaatacggtgaaaagaatttacaaaacatatttcgcttttattttttattcaatcaaaccccgtcaagcgcctagcgtggtaaaagtgcgattcacggacggggcaaaagtgcgattcatggacgaagcaaaaatgtatagccaATTTTATACAGCTTTGGGCACTATATTACGGATACTACAAATGGaggatctgcagaaaactgcgtgctctacagatgttggccgaaggaaaacaatgtttttccgctgatgaaacaaaaaacaaacacttggaaaagtttcgatctgacaggggctgcaatacaccagcgcaaaatgggcaaggtgcaaattgagaatattctttaccgaaatataacgcagattgaagataatatggttttgttagctactgctgtgccaaattcatggattcgagctgcgcacttttgccccgcggtaatcgcacttttgccccgctagtggggtaaaagtgcgaatcggcacttgatgagaagaatgaaaaatttattttacataacactattattccagatgatttatagttgaatgcgaagatattgagttactgcatcactataaaatatattttgttgttgtccttctttatatctcaagaaaattgatgacaactacaaacatcgcacttatgccccgccttaTTCTATAAttatagaaacaaaaaaaaaatttttttgttggtgACAATATAGTTGCcgctgccttataaagggttaaagtcGGTGCAAAATGCTTCAAAATCTGCATCGATAGAATCAAATAATAATCACATTGTCATGAATACATGGAATTGTTTTGAGCTGGTCTGAATAGCATAAATACATAGTACTATcttatgacaaaaaaaaaaacaaaaactatcCTGGATGTATACAATAAACAATTTTACATAATGGGGCGGaatgaataatttttgtttttagtttacATTGGGGATGGTCAATTgcagtttttcatattttctaggTCTCTTGAGACGGAATGATCTGTACACAATTTGATGGTCCGTCAGACAATATGTCAATTGCGTAAATGAATAGCATATAAACAACAACTCTATAGGTAAAAACTCTTGAAAAAGTTGGTTAAAAACAATCTAATCTTTTATAaggaaattttaaaatttatgaaaattacacaaaatcaCAAAGTAATGAGAGTATGAATTAAATTATGTTTCAAAGTTTTATTTGCTACTCACCTATCGATTTATCTTCTGGTTGAATATCAACAAACATGCAATGAGCTTCAACCAGAGCGAAGACAAGAAATATATAAACAGAGTAACACTTTAAGCGGCCTGAAGTCCGCATGATTATCGGAAGCAGCTTGCACTACAATTCTGATATTTCACTGAAGATTTCACCCAGGTTTTTCGTATCACAACTAACTAGTAAAAGATTTTGTGACACTAAACACCAAATTAATCATTCACAAATCACTACTTTGCATCCCGCTGTTTAGCCTAATGTTAACACAATAGCGACAGCTGTTTAACAATTTTCAGTGTTTTAAAACCAGACAAAAATAAAACGTTTGAATTTTATCTTCTCTCTTGTTAGCTGCAAATTTCACTATGCGAGTCTAACTATTTCAACTGGTTTATCCTCGATCGCCACCTTCCCCGCGTCACGTGAAATGAAGCCACTGTGGACCAACAACTTGTAGTTTTCGTCGTTTCATTTGCTATTGATAGTTGTAGGAGGAAGATTTTTTATAACACCTAGTCCTTAATTCTTACTCTAAACTAATTGATAGTTTCAGTAAGAATCGACTCAAAACGAGCATCTGAGAGCTAAGTCCGACCGATGGGAAAATCTGTCCGGCACTGAACTGAAAAATTGTCAGTTCAGTAGCAATATCCAAACCACAATTATGATAAGTTAGCCCAACTGATCACGTTATCTAGCGTTATCAATCTTCGGACGAAAGGGATCGGACACCCACCAGCCACGGCCGAGTGGAACGGATATAtattgttttctatattgggaAGACACGAAACCGGCCTGCGAGCGATTTGATAACGGCTGGATAAAACGCTTACGTATTAAGATGGATTACTACCGTACATGAAGTGTCACTGTCATTTTTCGAGCCATTGGCGCTCCCATCGTTTGATTGGGGTATTGTTTCTCTTGACGTTCGGTAATCAACGATTTTGGAACAGTTAGTCCCACAACAGAGCGTACACTGCACGTGAGAGTTGTTACGATAACTCTTTACGTTTTGAGTTTcgcaccaaaattaacaaaacatcaaaaatatttttcgataactacttttaaaataatgataattgtttatgaaatacgTATATTGTTTCAAATGTGACAATTAACAAaataatttactctataaatATAGGTATTATTTTTATGTAGATAATCACTGGATAGTTGCTAGAATATAGTGCAACAATTCATCATGACAGAATAATTTCATACAAGACCTTTTTTGCGATATACGTACGATAAAACTTGAATATAATAAAAAATTGTatcaaataaggccattacaaataatttttaaagtttttattctTCCGTTGTTGGgaaactgaaggggggggggcgaaaaaaaacaaagagatttttttaaccgagcaaaaaaaatgcgttctttaCGTTACTGTTTTCTATGCAAATACCAACGAAACGAACGATAAAAacgaatgtaaatttttttgccgattgTCGGTAATTCCATTgtttaaatttccatttctgttccgtgCGTTAACTTTGCTCGTTTACTCATTTTGCGAGTTCTTTAGGCGgtaagcccacagacaattgattttataaaaaattaacttatactccataaattatttttttgcccctcgatttttcaagccaatttcaaagggaggggggatgacaaaaactttaaaaaatatttgcaaggGCCTTATAAATAAACGTATTTAACGTCATAATAATTCGTTCATTACACTTCAATGCAAGTAGGCTTTTAAACGCGTCACTATTTCTGGGTGCGACCAAGAAAATTCGAACTATGGCGGttagaaaaatagttttttctactactactactactactactactactactactacaggtatacctcgatagtacgtacaccttcgcttcgtttagcgtacgttttaccgaaatgtacgtactatcgaatcacaatctTAGGCTTTGAAACAATGTTGTATTAtgcttaatattgcatgaaatttgcaaatttgcatgcATTATTGCATAAATATGTATTTTGGTGGTATTGATTTAATGTAGCGggtaatttttaacttttttaaatcaatgattttgccctttgtgaaacttggaatgaaacaaataaagtgttgctggaaagtgtacgtactatcgaggcaaaatgtacgtactatcgaggatacgtactatcgaggatacgtactatcgaggatacgtactatcgaggatacgtactatcgaggcaaaatgtacgtattatggagggcacgtactatcgagggtacgtactaacaagggtacgtactatcgaggtatacctgtactactactactacactCTTTTCCCCTCCTCTTATTTCCCAATTtcgtttgttatttttttgattttcttattttcacttttttctcattttctcattTCATTAACTATCTCACTCTCTATCATCTCTTTCTTCTTTTGTcgttttctcattttctcaCTTTCTCATATTCTTGTTATACAAATTCttgttttctcgttttcctatcTTCTCGCTTTCTTACATTCTCATTTTGTTCTTTTCTCATTTCCTTACCTTCTCATTTTCTCatattattttctctttttcccatttctcattttctcatttctcattttctaattttctcattttctcattttcttattttctcattttctctttttctctttttctctttttctctttttttcattttctcattttctcattttcttattttctcattttcttattaggccattgcaaattatttttttgtccccccgcactttaaaatctaaatctaaaaatcggggggcaaaaaaatttgttaatctTGAGTAGATTTTGTTTGTATAAAAGCAATTATTTGAGGGTTTTGCAACCTAAACAACTCGAAAAAAGAATTTacagagtgttaacgcttctagcacaaaacaaaagtggaagtacaaatagtgtaatttccgaaaatcgacaaaaaattttttttcgattttggctctattttggaaggttttagcataaaaaataataacgtatatatgaaaagcaagcaTAGATTCgagtttcacgattaaacttcaagtacctaaaaatcttatttttatttcggcacccccacccccctccttcagttgcccagcatccgaaggacaaacacttaaaaaaatttctcattttctcaaattttaattttctcattttctcgttttctcattttctcattttctcattttcttattttcttattttcttattttcttattttcttattttcttattttcttattttcttattttcttattttcttattttcttattttcttattttcttattttctcattttctcattttctcattctctcattttttcatattctcattttctcattttctcgtttctcattttttcattttctcatttttcatattctcattttctcattttctcattttctcattttctcattttctcattttctcattttttcatattttcattttctcattttcattttcttgaTTTCTTGATTTCTCTGTTTCTcgctttctctttttcgtttttaagttttcttgtttttttttattttctcgttttctggAATTCTTGACATTTTGTTTTCTGCTATTtccgttttctctttttctcgttttcttattTCATCATTTTCTGGTTATCTGGATCTTTGAATTCATAAGATCACCGTTTGAAAATCAATTCTGTATGTTCAATCTAAACATTGCGTCATATTTAAGCTTTTCCCAAAGGTGCCatcttttaatttttctttttatcgaatgaaaaacgtcaaaaaagtCTGACTTTTAAAAATTTCACCTTAACTGTGCGTTCTTCTGCATAAAATTTGGTTTTTAATCAGCACTTATCATAAATCATAGAGAGTTACAATCTAATGAGCCACTCCATTTTTCATCTAGATCTGTTATAAGCTAAAAAAATATTGTGACACCTGTTATAGAGAAATCAGACGTTTCCGAATTTACGTTGTACCAATTTCAACTGTATAAACACGAACACACCCGCAAACATATTACGCGATTCATAACAATAGGCTGAATCGTTTATAAATTTGCTCTAAATCACCATCGATAAAGGTTGTTGCATCTTTATATGGAAAGGCTCAAATATTCATTACTCAACGAACCAACTGACATTTATCCGCAGatatttaattattattattattatctatCCACGGTTAAAATCCTCTTTTTGATGATTAGATTAAGCGATACACAGGTTTAACGAAGATTGGATTAAAATGCGTCACAAATGACGTTTGAGATAAATACGTACACAGTGCATCGTCATGCTTATCTTGCGACATATGGAACACGTTAAAATAGTATCTAATTGCCGCAATTCTACAAATCGCAGTCGCAGTCTACAAATCATAAAAAATAAAGACATGTTTGGAGGATTTCAAAGCCCCATCACAGAGAAATACAAATTCATTAGAAGGGTAAAATGGTACAAAACGTACCCCTTAAGCAAAACAGCGTTCGATAAGCTATAGTATTTTTCTTTATCCAATCATAGctaaaaattcaggaaaataaCTGTGGCCGACTAATTCTAAAACGATTTCATGAATAGTGCAAATATCTTAAACTGTAAGTTTACCCTGCTATCTTATTCTTACAGTTTGACAATATATCTTTAGATTTCGTTTGAAGCGAACaatatttgtttcttttttgagATTTGACGGGAGCTCGTTGGAGTTTACAACTCCAGTGTTTCCGAACATTTACAAGATTCTGTGACCTTTCCACATATATACTAGACGTCTTTTTATTCTTTCAAAATAACGGGTGgcagctaaaattttggaattttttcgcggcccttatgctcaacaacaaacgagctcagtgagaaatgagagtatgtatgtgttagctctctctctctctctcccctctttttgttaatattttttgttttg is part of the Sabethes cyaneus chromosome 2, idSabCyanKW18_F2, whole genome shotgun sequence genome and harbors:
- the LOC128737187 gene encoding aromatic-L-amino-acid decarboxylase-like: MLNWLGKILGLPEEFLACSEGQAGGVIQGTASEATLVALLGAKAKVINRVQEEHPEWDEAYIISRMVGYTSIQSHSSIERTGLLGEVKLCSLKADPNLQLRSETLEEAIKQDLADELIPFYAVCILGTTNTCAFDRLDEFGPVANKFNVWLHVDAPYAGSAFICPEYRHYMKGIEIADSFNFNFDCSAIWL